The DNA window GAAAACGCACGCGAACGGCGCGACGTCGAGCTGGGTGCGGAGAATCTTCGCGTTGCGGGTGAATCGCATTCGGTTTGCGCCCGGGGCCGCCGGCTAGCGGCCGCCGTCTTTCGGGCCGGGCCTTTCCGTTACGAGGTTGAGGATTTCCGTCGAGCATTTTTCCATGTCGAGGACGATCTTGTTCACGCGGCTCACGAGGTAATTGTATCCCGCGTGGCACGGGATCGCGATGGCAAGGCCGACGGCGGTGCAGATGAGCGCTTCCCACACCCCGCTCGCGAGTTTGCTGGTGTGCGTGAACTGCCCCTCGCTCTGGAACACGCTGAACATGCTGATGAAACCCATCACCGAACCCAGCAGGCCCATCAACGGCGCGATCTGTGCGATGGTCGCGAGCAGGTTCAGCTTCTCCTCCAGCCGCGGCACTTCCACGAGGCCGGCGCCCTCGAGCGCCTCGCGCACGCCCTCGC is part of the Verrucomicrobiota bacterium genome and encodes:
- a CDS encoding MotA/TolQ/ExbB proton channel family protein, translated to MAAVTTNAVPSAAKGAAGFPLFAGGPMLWVLLLTSAVAIAVFVERLLHYHRAQINSAEFLNGVRTVLKRDNVVEAISICDATPGPVARLVKTAILARDRGREGVREALEGAGLVEVPRLEEKLNLLATIAQIAPLMGLLGSVMGFISMFSVFQSEGQFTHTSKLASGVWEALICTAVGLAIAIPCHAGYNYLVSRVNKIVLDMEKCSTEILNLVTERPGPKDGGR